The window TTCGGCCTTAAGCATTTTTTGCAATACAAACAGGATGGTAGCTGATGACATATTACCATACTGCTGCAGGGTTTCATAGGCAAAAGCGTTGCTTTCCTCGGGTAGTTCCAGCGCATCCTCAACAGCCTCCAGTATTTTACGGCCACCGGGATGTACTGCATAGGCGGTTATTTCATCGGCATTAAGTTTTGCCTTTTGCAAAAAGCGGCTAGTTAAAGCCTTGATGTTTTTTTTGATCTGTTTTGATACCCGTGAGGTTAGTTTCATCTCGAACCCTGTGTTACCCACATACCAGCCCATATCGTCGCGGGCTTCGGTCACAAATTCCGAGTAAAAGTTTTTTAAGGTAAGGTTGGTGCCAGTCCCCAGCCGTTGCGATGTGTTCTCTACCAATACCGCGGCGGCCCCGTCAGAAAACAGGGAGTTGGCCACCCAGTTGTCCAGCGTGTTATCTTTTTGAAAATGGAGGGTGCACAACTCCACGCTTACTACCAAAACCTTGGCTTCGGGATTGGCACGGCAAATATAATCGGCAACTTTAAGGCCGTTTATGGCGCCGTAACAACCCATAAAATTAATACAGGTACGTTCGGTATCGCGGTTAAGTTCCAGTTTTTCTACCAGTTCAATATCAATGCCGGGGGCATGCATGCCCGTACAGCTTATGGTAACCAAATGAGTAATTTGTTTGATAACATCGGCTCCAAAACCGGCCAGGCAATTTTTAACCGCATTTATGGCAATAGTGATAGCCTCATCCTGGTAAAGTTTTAAGCGTTTGCGGGTATCCGGAAAAGGGGTAAAGCTTCCGGATGTATCAAAAAAGGTATAGTTGGATGGATCTGGTTCGCCAAAATCCGGGATCACCGAGTACCGGTAATCGATACCAGAATTATCGTAAATACTTTTTAACCGCGCGGCGTTAGTTGCATCCAACCCGAAAGCATTCACCATAAAATGGTAAATATCCTGCTGGGCTATCCGGTTATGGGGATTTGCTATCCCAATGGCACTGATGCAACTCTCCATTTAAATTTAGCTTTATTTAAGTCTGAAGTCCTAAGTCGTAAGTCTTTTTCGACTTAGAACTTTCGACTTAACGACTTTATTTGCTGATCTCGGTTTCTATCGAAACATTGGCCTCGTTGGATAAAATCACGTTTTTGCCCCCAACGCCAAAATCTGTCCTTAAAACCTGGAAATCGCCTTTAAACGTGGCACTGCTACCTGCTTCAACATACGTAAAAGGTATTTCTATCAGTTTTGTTTTGTCTCTGATAGTTACGTTAAAACTGCCGGTATAGTTGTTTCCGCTTTTATGTTTAAATGAAACTGACTTTAAAATGATCTTTGGATATTTAGCCGCATCAAAGTAGTCTTCGCTCTTCAGGTGGTTGTCGCGGCTTTCATTATCGGTATTCACTGTGTTTGATGCCACCGAGGCCTCTATCGAGCTTGTTGCGAGGCTGGCTGGCTTAAAATTAATATCGGCATTAAAGCCCCCAAAAGAGCCTTCGACATTGAAGCCCAGATTTTTGATTTTAAAAGTAACTGCCGATTTGGTTACTTTATTTTGCGCAAACGTGTTTGCTGCTAAAAAAAATAAAATTGCAATGCTAAATAGTTTCCTGGTCATACTGCTGCTAAGGTGATTTTCAAACATAATAATTTATCTGTAACTAATTTTTACATTAGTAAGATTAAGCAACCTGCTGCAGGTTTAATACGTTTCAACAAATAGTATTGGTTGCTTTTACCTATGGATATAAATCTGCCCGCATGAAATTGAAACAATTAATCCCAACACCATCGGCCTGGGCCCACATGCGTTTTGTTTTCTCTGTTTTTTTGTTGCCTGTTTACCTGTTTGCTTTTAGCCAGGCCACATTTGTGCAGCCGGGGCAGGCTGTGCTTATATTTTTTATCTGGCATTTTCTGGCGTTCCCGGCCAGTAACGGGTATAACAGTTATTTTGATAAGGACGAGGATAGCATTGGCCTGCTGGAAAAACCGCCCGAGGTTGATATCAGCCTGTACTATTTTTCTATCCTGCTGGAGGCACTGGCCTTTGGCCTGGGTTTTTTAATTAGCTGGGAGTTTGCGGTGGCGGTACTTATTTATGGCATCATGTCTAAATTGTACAGCCATCCGGCTACGCGGTTAAAAAAGTACGCCATCATCAGTTTTTTAACGGTGTTTATTTTCCAGGGATGTTTTATTTATTACGTCACCTATTCGGCATTAAGCGGGCTCAGCCTGTTCATGCATTGGGATACCGGGTTTATTGTAGCCGGGGCAATTTGTTCGTGCCTCATTGGCGCATCGTACCCGCTCACCCAGGTTTACCAGCACGAAGAAGACAGCCGCCGCGGCGACAGGACAATCAGTTTATTATTGGGCTACAATGGCTCATTTATTTTTTCGGGTGCCATGTTTGCGCTGGGCATAGCCGGCTCATTTTACTATTGGCACATGGAGGGCAAAATGGCCAACTTTTACTTTTTCCTGGTATGCGCGCTCCCTATATTTTTATTTTTCAACTACTGGTTTTACAAAGTGGGAAAATCGACAGCGCATGCTGATTTTAAAAACGCCATGCGCATGAACTTTTTAAGTTCGGGTTGTATGCTGGTTTATTTCGGCACCCTTGCGCTGATAAGTTAAAAGGTTGAATTATGGTTGGCATGCGAATTTATAAATACAATCTGTCCTTCAGGTGAATTCGGTTTTTAATAAGCTTTGACAGATTTGCGGCTCGGGGGCAATCAAGGTAAAGTTCGATAGTTCCTACGGAGCAAAACCTATTTTTCCTGTTTCTTTCTACAAATTGGTAGAGGCTGTCTCATAAGTAAAATGGAGGCTCTGAGAATCGTCTATACAAAAACGTTCTCCGCCACCTATCCGAATAAATAAAAGAAAAAGAGGCTGTTCTCTTACTTATGAGACAGCCTCAATCTCCGCAGATAATCAGACGTGACACCACAATTTAGGTCACCGCTATGAAACAATCAGAATCAATGTTGTTAAACCAACTGTTTATGCAGATTGGCTACTCCGTGGCAATCAAGACAAAGTTCGATAGTTAAGTAGCTCCTACGGCGCAATCTCCGCAGATAATCAGACGTGACACCCCAATTTAGGTAACCGCTAAGAAACAATCAGAATCAATGTTGTTAAGCCAACTGTTTATGCAGATTGGCTACTCCGTAGCAATCAAGGCAAAGTTCGATAGTTAGGTAGCGCCTACGGCGCAAAAGCAATTATCTTGTTTTTTCTACAAATTGGTAGCGCCTATGGCGCAATCCCGTAGATATGTAATATCCAATGTTAGGTAGCAGCTACAAGGCAGTCAAAATCAACGTTAGTAAACCCCAAGTTTCTACTAATTTATATTCGCTACTAAACAAGCTGAATCACCCTAACTAAACGATGCAAATCTATCCCGTAGGGATAACCTATTTGTAGAAAAAACGGCCCAAGATATTTTTGCCTCGTAGAGGCTACCTGATTTGACAATGCTAATCGTCTAACAAATCGTGAAATATGTACCTTTCATCATACTCAATACCGTGCTTTTTTAGCATATCAAGGTACTCATCCCTAAACGATTTCTTTTGATGATGTTCTTTTTGGGCAAAAATATCCTTGACTACTGAATTAATCTGATATCTACAATTGCTAAAGGCTCCATAATTTTTCTACAAGTGATAGCACCAATGGCGCAATCCCCGTGGAAAATTAAACGTAATATCCACGTTAGACAACAACTACAAGGCGATCAAAATAGACGTTAGTAAACCCCAAGTTTCTACTAATTTATATTCGCTACTAAACAAGCTGAATCACCCTAACTAAACAATGCCAATCTATCCCGTAGGGATAACCTATTTGTAGAAAAAACCTCAAAGATATTTTTGCCTCGTAGAGGCTACCTGATTCGATAGTTCTAATCGTCTAACAGATCGTGAAATATGTATCTTTCATCATACTCAATACCGTGTTTTTTTAGCATATCGACATACTCGTCTTTAAACGTTTTCTTTTGATGGTGTTCTTTTTGGGCAAGAATATACTTGGCCACCGAATCAATTTGAGATTTGCTATTGCTAAATGCGCCATAACCCTCCTGCCATTGAAACTTTCTTTTAGTAAATCCCTGCTTATTTACCATTTCGGAACTATCTCCTTTTACAAGGCGCATTATCTCGGATATGGATTGTTTAGGATTAAGACCAATGAAAAGATGTGTATGATCTGTCGCCGAATTTATCGCCAATAACTTATGCCCATTGTTTTGGACGATACCTGTAATGTAGCGATGCAAATCATCTTCCCATTCGGGCCGAATAATGGCCATTCTGTATTTTACAGCGAATACGAAGTGAATGTATAATTGAGTGTAAGTATTAGGCATCGTCAAATTTAATGTTGTATCGGGCTTTTTTCAAATACAACATCAAATTTAAAACTCCACGTGTACCCTTAACGAAAACACATTCACCGGCCCCCTGTCTTTATTATACGCCGGGTTTACAATAAACTGGTAATCGGGCGAAAGCCAGAATTTTTTTTGATAGGCGTTAATTTTGTAATACAACTCGGCAATCAGCTCGTTGCTGTAATTTAACTTGCCATCGCCAATAATGAAACCATAACCACCTGCGGCCAGGTAATCGCGGTGTGGGGCCGATAGGCCGTTTACTACAAATGCCAGCCCAAGTTCGTCGTCGTCGCGTTTCCAGGAATTGCCTTTTAGCACGCCGCCAAAACTTAACGAGCGGTCTATCTCGGTAAAATACCAGGTTTCAGTATGGCCGTCATTATAGCTCAATTTGGCGAATACACCAAAATCTTTACTCAGGTACTGGTCGGCACTGATGCCGAAACCATATTTGTGTTTGCCATAAACTAAATTGGTGTCAACCACGGGGTTAACAGCGCTTGCGGCAAGGGCATCGCGGTAGTTACCCATTTTGCCATTATTACGGAACCCTAAAATACGGACGGTACCTTTATTGCCATTGATAGTATAGCGCCTTTCATACTCCATGGTCTGGGTGTTGGCTTTGCCAACTTTGGCATCCCATATGGCGCCGTTGGCGGTAGTTGTCGACATGGTGAAGGCGAATCTCAGCGTCCAGTTGGGCATGCCTAATTCGGTATGGATACCCATGGCATAGCCGCGGGTGTTGGCGGGATAATCCCAGGCGCCGTTATCCATCAGCGACCAGTTCATGAACTGCGAGCGTGGGTCGTGGCTAAATTCGTTACCATCGTAAAAATCGGCCATGCCAAATTTACCTGCGGTAACCGAAAAATAGCGTTTACTTTTTAAGCCGGCAAGCTGGTTATTCTCATCCTGCAGGGTATCTTTCTCTTTTCCCCATTCAAAGTTTTGGGTAAAGTATAAACGGGCAATATAAATTTTAGGTTCCGAGCCGCCAACGCGAAAAGTTTCGCCATTGGGGAAACCCGCAACCCCCAGGGTTTTACTCAAGCCCGATCCGCCGGACAGTTCGGGGTTAAAAAATGCCGACGCCCCTTTCCAAAGCCTGGCCCCGCCAAACAGCGTGGTGGTGATGGAACTTTGGGTTTCTGACTGGGTAAGCAAACTATTATCGCCGGTATAATTGGCCCCGAAGGATGGTTTATACTGGGTAATAACCGTTTGCTGGAAATGAAAATTAAACCGTTGCTGTTTAAGCGTATCCTGGGCCTTTGCTGTAAGCATAGTGCACAACAGCGGCGTTATAAAAAGTAAAGATTTTTTCATGTGTAAAAGTTGATCCTGAAACGATTATGGGGGCTTATGGTTTGCACTCCAGGTAAAATTGCTGCAAATAAGCTACCATAAACTGATGACGCTGCCCGGCCAGCTGGCGACCGGTTGGGGTGTTCATCTTATCTTTAAGCAGTAATAATTTTTCGTAAAAGTGATTAATGGAGGGGGCGGGCGAATTTTTATACTCTTCCTTGCTCATGTTTAAATTGGGCTCAATTTCGGGATTGTAAATTTCGCGCCCTTTAAAACCACCATAGTTAAAGGCCCTGGCTATGCCAATAGCGCCAATGGCATCAAGCCTGTCGGCATCCTGTACAATAGCCAGCTCGGGCGAGTAGAAGGTTTGTTTATCAAAGCTTGCTTTAAACGACATATGCCGGATAATTTGCTGCACATGTTCAATGGTAGCCGCATCAACACCCTGGCTCAACAAATAGTTGCCGGCAGTGCGCGGCCCTATTTCTTCGTCGCCGTTATGAAATTTACTGTCGGCAATATCATGAAGCAAGGCGGCAAGTTCAACAATAAGAGGATCGGCTTTTTCGGTTTGGGATATCAGTTTGGCGTTGGTCCAAACGCGGTGTATGTGCCACCAGTCGTGGCCACCTTCGGCATTTTTTAGTGTTTCCCGCACAAAATGTACGGTATTGTCAATCAATTTTCCTGTTTCCATCCGGCTGCAAATATACATTACCCGGCGAAAAAGGAACCTATTTAATGCAGATTACGCAGCAGCAGTTTTTTCGGTAGCTATCAGTTCGTGCACATCAACCTCCAATATGGCGGCTATCTGGAAAAGTCTTTCTACTGTTATTTTGGTATAACCGAGCTCGATTTTACTATATGCATTTTGCGATATTTTTAATTTTGCAGCCAGGTATTCCTGCGTATAAGATAACTGTTCACGGGTTTTCCTGATGTTGGCCGCAATAGCCTTGATTTTATAATTCAGCGTATCTTTCATTACTACTAATAATGTTTTAACTATCCATTACCTACGATATTAATAGATCTTTGGATTTTTTGTTTTTTATTTTTTTTTCTAACGGGCTCAAAAAGAGGGTTTAAAACCCTTATTTCAATAAAAAGAAACGAGGGATCAATAGCGTTTTTTAATAATAGATTAAGGAGTATTTAATCTATATGAAATCAACTATTGTGTTTAAGCAACCTCGTTTTGAAGATGATTTTTTATTTCAGCTTAAAAACAGGAGCCCGGCAGTTCTTTTCTTAAAAAAAACACCAACAGGGTCGCAAGCATGTGTTAACTCATAGTTAGACCGTTTGGGGGGATCGTTATTGAGGTGTTGTGTCTTTAAAAAAAAGCCACTTTTAACAACAGATTAATGACATGCCATCTGATTTTATAATTCCCGAATCAGACATCAAATAATACAGGGTTAAACATTAAGGGCTTTTCATAGTTATCAATACATGAAAGCATTGGTATTAAACTGCACACTGAAACCATCGCCCCTGCCATCAAATACCGAAGCGCTGGCCACGGAGGTTGTGCATGCACTGGAAAAACTTGGGGCCAAAACCAAAATGATCCGCGTGGCAGATTATGATGTAAAAACCGGCTCAAAATCTGATATGGGCGAAGGCGATGGCTGGCCGGCAATACTGAAAGAACTATTAGCCGCCGATATATTAATTATGGCTACGCCTACCTGGATGGGCACGCTATCAAGTATAGCCATGCGGGTTATGGAGCGCATAAACGGCTTATACCCCGTTAAAGATGAAGAGGGCAGGCCTGTTACCTACAACAAAGTGGCAGGCTTTGTAGTTACCGGCGAAGAAGATGGCGCCAGGCATGTAGTTACCGAAATTGCGGGCGGACTTATGGACGTGGGCTTTACTATAGCCCCGCAATCATATACTTACTGGAACAATGGCCCCGGCCCGGGCAAGGCATATCTCGATTCGGATTTCAGGAAAGATTGGTCGAAGCAAACAGGAAAGCTGGTTGCCGCCAATGTAGTTGCGGTGGCTAAGGCATTAAAAAAAACGCCCATTCCGGCATAGGAACAGGCGTATATTGGGTTAGCAGGTTACCAATCAGTCTTTTTTTACAAAGTTTCCTGTTTCATCAAAAATCAGGTCGCCTACCTTTATTTCGGCCTCATAAAAGGTTTTGCCGGTGGCATCGGTAACTTTGCCGGCTTCCTTTATCTTTGCACCTTTATAATGTGCTGCAACATAAGGGGCGATGCTTTGAGGCAGCGCGCTTATTTTTATGGCATTTACAATTTCAACAAAAGTACCGGCTGGCGTAAACACCGCAGAGTTATCTTCGCCCGATTTGCCGCCCCAGTTGGCTTCATAGTTGCCTTTTTCTTTTTCCCATGTTACTTTGCCTGCAGCCGGGTATTTGGTTGCCAACGCCGACTTTACTGCGGCAGGGACATCTTTTAATTTAAGATCCTGTGCCGTAACAACGCCCGAAGCAAGGCCGAGCGCCATTAAAAATGATAGTTTCTTCATCATGATAAATTTAATTTACACAAGGATAAACTACCAATCTGGAGAAATGCTGGCCGCTTTTTGTAGAAATTTTGGATAATGAAATGATGTTCAGTTAATTACTAAAATTCATATTTCGACTCTGAGGAGATTACCCGTTTTCGTCGTTCTACATCGGTTTCCAGGCTATGATCGTAAGTGTTATCGGTCACGGTAATATTCAGGTCTTTATCCCTGTCGGCCATGTACATATTGGCCTCGGCAGTTTTGGCAACGGCCACATCGTACGGCCCCTTGGGCGACATTAGTTTAACAAATACCGGTAAACATTCAAATAAAATGAACAGGTAGCCAATAAACGAGATGGCCAGATAGGTGTCCAGGTCGCGCGTGCCATTTTCATTGTATGATAGCTGGCCCAGCGCCCAGTTCCGGTCGGAAAAACCGGCCACATTGGCCAGGCTATCCAGCTGATGATCGGTAAATAGCCGGGTACTGTTTAGCCCCTCATAATCTTTGCGGTGGCCCAGGTATGCGTCAAGCTGGCCCAGGTTATCGGTAACGGTTTTCAGGCGGGCTTCTTTTTCTTCCAGCACGGCTTGTTTCTGCTTGGCATAGGTACCGTAGCCGGTAATGCCCGATGTTTGGTTGGTTTTATCGCCAAAAACCTCCTGGTTAAGCAGGAAACGGCTCCGGTTAATGTCTTTCTCGAGCGAATCTTTTTCCTTTTTCAGATCATTGGTTTTACCCATCTCCATGGCATACTTTTGATTGTACGTTTTTTCGAGGGTATCAATTTTACGGTGCTGACCTTTCAGGTAGGATAGTTTTAATTTCTGGCGGATCTCTTTATCAAATATCTTCAGTTCCAACGGGCGCGATATTACTATACCAATCATTATGGCCAGTAATATCCGGGGCGATGCCTGCAGTATCTGCTGGTTGGTTGTACCTTCTTTATTAATGCTCGATACAATGTACCTGTCCATGTTAAAGATGGCTGTTCCCCATAATAATCCAAACAGTATTGCAAAGCCAACAGCAAAGGCATCGCCGTTAAAAACAAAGTACATGGCATAGCCTCCCGAAAGGGATGCAAACAATGCCGTGAAAAATATGGTAGCCCCAATGCCCACATACTTATTATGCTCGATGGGGTATTTTTTAAGTGTATCTATATGCGCTCCTGAACAAAACCAGAAAAAGCGGGTAACTTTTTTCATGTATATCGTTTTTTAAATAGATGCCGGTTAATATTTGTGTCAAATTATTAACGTGGCTATCTGCCATTTGCCGGCCAAAGATGGTTAAAAAAGCATATTGTGCAGCAAATCATATAATAAACGCTCTTAGGCATTGATTGTTACAAAAATTGCACGTAATTATTTGCATTGGAAAAAAAGCTACCTTTGGATTATAATTTTATTGATCATGAACGAGATAACCGTACAGGAGTTAAAAGAAAAAAAAGAAAAAGGCGAAGATTTTCAGCTAATTGATGTTAGGGAAGATTTTGAATATGAAACATCAAACCTTGGTGGATTATCTATCCCCCTTGGCGGCATTTTAATTGAGAGCGAAAAAGTATCTAAAGATAAACCGGTAGTAGTAATGTGCCGCAGCGGCAAGCGCAGTGCAGCAGCTATTATGCAGCTGGAGCAAAGGGGTTTTACCAACCTGTACAACCTGCGCGGCGGTATTTTAGCCTGGGCGGCCGAGATTGACCCCGACTTAAGCGTATATTAATCATGGCTTTTAAATTAATACTTAACGTGCTATATACCATTGGTTTGGTATTATGCGCTTTTGTGGCTTACCAGTACTTTATGGCCAAAAACTACCCGGTTATGGCTGCTGCGATAGCTGTGGGCCTGGTGGTTATTTTCTTAAAAATAAGACTGTTAAAAGACGTAAAGAACTCGCAGAAAAAGGTGTAACTTCATTGCATGTTTATAGCAATATTAGGAGTTATCGTGCTCGTGGTGGGCATCGTACTCAAACGCTCGCCCGAACCGGCCAGCCACTTTAGTAGTACCATAAGTATAGTTGGCGGGGCATTGGTGGTCATTGGCTTGCTGCTGTCCAGTTTCAAGGTTATTGAACCCGGAAAAGTAGGTGTACAAGTACTTTTCGGCAAAGTGCAGGACCATATTTTAGAAAGTGGCCTGCATGTTGTAAATCCAGTTGTCGAGATCACGACCTTTGATGTGCGCTTGCAAACCTACACCATGAGCGCCGTTCATGACGAAGGCTCAAAAGAAGGCGACGATGCAATCCGGGTATTGTCGTCTGATGGTCTTGAGGTGGCTATTGACCTTTCTGTTCAGTACAAGGTAAATGCCGATAAAGCTCCATTTATTATGCAAAACATTGGCGAAGACTATTTAGAGAAAATAGTGCGCCCGGTTTCAAGAACAGCCATCCGCGATAACGCCGTAAATTATGCAGCTGTTGATCTTTATTCAACCAAACGGCAGGAATTTCAGGATAGGATAAACAGGTTTATTACGGCCAACTTTGCTAAACGGGGCCTGGAATTGCAACAGATCCTGGTGCGTAACATCACCTTGCCTGCATCGGTAAGGGCCAGCATAGAATCCAAAATAAACGCCGAGCAGGATGCCCAGAAAATGCAATTTGTGTTGCAAAAAGAAAAGCAGGAAGCCGAACGCAAGCGTGTAGAGGCCCAGGGTATTGCCGACTATCAAAAGATACTTTCAACCGGTTTGTCGGATAAGCAATTACAGTACGAGGCTATTAAAGCCCAGATTGCTATAGCCACTTCGCCAAACGCCAAAGTGATCATCATGGGTGGCGGCAAGGGAAACCCGATAATGCTGAGCGATAAATAATGCACACGAATTTTGCACACGAATTTCTCTAATTGAATCGAATTTAATACACACGAATAATCACGAATTGAATCGAATTTCACGAATTATAAGCAGACTTCCGAAGTTTTTGAAACTTCGGAAGTCTTTTTTTTAAAAGTAGAACTTTTTTTAATTGTAGGCCTGAAACCTAAAATCACATTGAGGAGATTATGAATTACTGGAAATTTACATCCGCAGCCGGTTGGTTTTCGACTCTGTTGCCCGATAATTGGTCGGAATATGACGATGATGAAGGTACATATGCATTCTTCAATACGGATAAATGGAGCGGCAATTTACGTATAACGCCAAATAAATGGGAAAATAGTCCCGATATAGCGAGTGCCATTATCACGGGTGAATTGAAAAGTAACCCGCAAGCCGTAGCTACGAAAATAGGGAACTGGGATGCTGCCTTTTATAGCCAAAAAGGTAGTGATGACACGCTTAACTACTTCTGGACGACCGGAACCCAAAACTTTATATTTATATGCTCCTTTTCGGTTAATATAGCGTTTCTTGGAACAGACGCCCATGACAAAGAACTGTGCGTTGTAGAGAAGATCCTTGGCAATATTGAAATAAATTTGGACTGAAAACATTATACCGGTTTACATTTCGCAAAAAAACAAAAGCTTTTCCGATTCAACGCTTTTTTAAGATGACAACCTGAACAATGGTAAATCCAACAGATAAACTTGAAACTAAATGGCAGCCAATCGTTATGTTTTATGGGGTTGCTTTGCTGCTTATCATCATTGGTGCATCCATTTCGCCCACCAATTTAGCCGGGGCGGGGATCGACTTAATCTTCGTGCTGATTGCCGTCATCGGCAACATCGTTCTGCTTTCCAGGTCGGTATTTAAACTGATAAAACACGGTAAAGCCTTCCGGGTAGCTGTAGCAATTCACGCCGGAGTGTTTATGCTTTGGTTCGGGACACTCATGTTTACTGTTATCTACGCTGCCATAACATCATCAAAATAAAAAGCCACCCTGTCACAGGCGGCTTTTATCGTTTTCAGGAAGGTAATATAAAATATCGTTGTGTTTAGCCGCCCCGATAATTCGTGAAATTCGATTCAATTAGAGAAATTAGTGTGTATTATTCATTTGCCCTATGATGCTGTGATACCAGCTTATCAACCGGGTAGCCCATTGCTTTACATTTGGCCACAATTTTGTCGAATTCGCCCTGCGGCATGGTTGGCTTGCGGCTCATGATAAACAGGAACTTATAATCGGGGTGGCCGACAACCGCGTAAGAGTAATCTTCG is drawn from Mucilaginibacter ginsenosidivorax and contains these coding sequences:
- a CDS encoding flavodoxin family protein, whose translation is MKALVLNCTLKPSPLPSNTEALATEVVHALEKLGAKTKMIRVADYDVKTGSKSDMGEGDGWPAILKELLAADILIMATPTWMGTLSSIAMRVMERINGLYPVKDEEGRPVTYNKVAGFVVTGEEDGARHVVTEIAGGLMDVGFTIAPQSYTYWNNGPGPGKAYLDSDFRKDWSKQTGKLVAANVVAVAKALKKTPIPA
- a CDS encoding prohibitin family protein: MFIAILGVIVLVVGIVLKRSPEPASHFSSTISIVGGALVVIGLLLSSFKVIEPGKVGVQVLFGKVQDHILESGLHVVNPVVEITTFDVRLQTYTMSAVHDEGSKEGDDAIRVLSSDGLEVAIDLSVQYKVNADKAPFIMQNIGEDYLEKIVRPVSRTAIRDNAVNYAAVDLYSTKRQEFQDRINRFITANFAKRGLELQQILVRNITLPASVRASIESKINAEQDAQKMQFVLQKEKQEAERKRVEAQGIADYQKILSTGLSDKQLQYEAIKAQIAIATSPNAKVIIMGGGKGNPIMLSDK
- a CDS encoding DUF6358 family protein is translated as MAFKLILNVLYTIGLVLCAFVAYQYFMAKNYPVMAAAIAVGLVVIFLKIRLLKDVKNSQKKV
- a CDS encoding type III polyketide synthase — translated: MESCISAIGIANPHNRIAQQDIYHFMVNAFGLDATNAARLKSIYDNSGIDYRYSVIPDFGEPDPSNYTFFDTSGSFTPFPDTRKRLKLYQDEAITIAINAVKNCLAGFGADVIKQITHLVTISCTGMHAPGIDIELVEKLELNRDTERTCINFMGCYGAINGLKVADYICRANPEAKVLVVSVELCTLHFQKDNTLDNWVANSLFSDGAAAVLVENTSQRLGTGTNLTLKNFYSEFVTEARDDMGWYVGNTGFEMKLTSRVSKQIKKNIKALTSRFLQKAKLNADEITAYAVHPGGRKILEAVEDALELPEESNAFAYETLQQYGNMSSATILFVLQKMLKAENLVDQKIMSFAFGPGLTVEGMILEMC
- a CDS encoding PepSY-like domain-containing protein; translation: MMKKLSFLMALGLASGVVTAQDLKLKDVPAAVKSALATKYPAAGKVTWEKEKGNYEANWGGKSGEDNSAVFTPAGTFVEIVNAIKISALPQSIAPYVAAHYKGAKIKEAGKVTDATGKTFYEAEIKVGDLIFDETGNFVKKD
- a CDS encoding helix-turn-helix domain-containing protein, yielding MKDTLNYKIKAIAANIRKTREQLSYTQEYLAAKLKISQNAYSKIELGYTKITVERLFQIAAILEVDVHELIATEKTAAA
- a CDS encoding rhodanese-like domain-containing protein, which produces MNEITVQELKEKKEKGEDFQLIDVREDFEYETSNLGGLSIPLGGILIESEKVSKDKPVVVMCRSGKRSAAAIMQLEQRGFTNLYNLRGGILAWAAEIDPDLSVY
- a CDS encoding HD domain-containing protein; this translates as METGKLIDNTVHFVRETLKNAEGGHDWWHIHRVWTNAKLISQTEKADPLIVELAALLHDIADSKFHNGDEEIGPRTAGNYLLSQGVDAATIEHVQQIIRHMSFKASFDKQTFYSPELAIVQDADRLDAIGAIGIARAFNYGGFKGREIYNPEIEPNLNMSKEEYKNSPAPSINHFYEKLLLLKDKMNTPTGRQLAGQRHQFMVAYLQQFYLECKP
- a CDS encoding UbiA family prenyltransferase, yielding MKLKQLIPTPSAWAHMRFVFSVFLLPVYLFAFSQATFVQPGQAVLIFFIWHFLAFPASNGYNSYFDKDEDSIGLLEKPPEVDISLYYFSILLEALAFGLGFLISWEFAVAVLIYGIMSKLYSHPATRLKKYAIISFLTVFIFQGCFIYYVTYSALSGLSLFMHWDTGFIVAGAICSCLIGASYPLTQVYQHEEDSRRGDRTISLLLGYNGSFIFSGAMFALGIAGSFYYWHMEGKMANFYFFLVCALPIFLFFNYWFYKVGKSTAHADFKNAMRMNFLSSGCMLVYFGTLALIS
- the tnpA gene encoding IS200/IS605 family transposase; translated protein: MPNTYTQLYIHFVFAVKYRMAIIRPEWEDDLHRYITGIVQNNGHKLLAINSATDHTHLFIGLNPKQSISEIMRLVKGDSSEMVNKQGFTKRKFQWQEGYGAFSNSKSQIDSVAKYILAQKEHHQKKTFKDEYVDMLKKHGIEYDERYIFHDLLDD
- a CDS encoding DUF4407 domain-containing protein, with the translated sequence MKKVTRFFWFCSGAHIDTLKKYPIEHNKYVGIGATIFFTALFASLSGGYAMYFVFNGDAFAVGFAILFGLLWGTAIFNMDRYIVSSINKEGTTNQQILQASPRILLAIMIGIVISRPLELKIFDKEIRQKLKLSYLKGQHRKIDTLEKTYNQKYAMEMGKTNDLKKEKDSLEKDINRSRFLLNQEVFGDKTNQTSGITGYGTYAKQKQAVLEEKEARLKTVTDNLGQLDAYLGHRKDYEGLNSTRLFTDHQLDSLANVAGFSDRNWALGQLSYNENGTRDLDTYLAISFIGYLFILFECLPVFVKLMSPKGPYDVAVAKTAEANMYMADRDKDLNITVTDNTYDHSLETDVERRKRVISSESKYEF
- a CDS encoding carbohydrate porin; translated protein: MKKSLLFITPLLCTMLTAKAQDTLKQQRFNFHFQQTVITQYKPSFGANYTGDNSLLTQSETQSSITTTLFGGARLWKGASAFFNPELSGGSGLSKTLGVAGFPNGETFRVGGSEPKIYIARLYFTQNFEWGKEKDTLQDENNQLAGLKSKRYFSVTAGKFGMADFYDGNEFSHDPRSQFMNWSLMDNGAWDYPANTRGYAMGIHTELGMPNWTLRFAFTMSTTTANGAIWDAKVGKANTQTMEYERRYTINGNKGTVRILGFRNNGKMGNYRDALAASAVNPVVDTNLVYGKHKYGFGISADQYLSKDFGVFAKLSYNDGHTETWYFTEIDRSLSFGGVLKGNSWKRDDDELGLAFVVNGLSAPHRDYLAAGGYGFIIGDGKLNYSNELIAELYYKINAYQKKFWLSPDYQFIVNPAYNKDRGPVNVFSLRVHVEF
- a CDS encoding YceI family protein; protein product: MTRKLFSIAILFFLAANTFAQNKVTKSAVTFKIKNLGFNVEGSFGGFNADINFKPASLATSSIEASVASNTVNTDNESRDNHLKSEDYFDAAKYPKIILKSVSFKHKSGNNYTGSFNVTIRDKTKLIEIPFTYVEAGSSATFKGDFQVLRTDFGVGGKNVILSNEANVSIETEISK